One window of Phycisphaeraceae bacterium genomic DNA carries:
- a CDS encoding argininosuccinate synthase yields the protein MSMPKKIAIAYSGGLDTSAIIPWLKENMDCEVYGVVGDVGQGSDELVGVEKKAKDSGAKDCVVVDLKKEFIDDFVMPTVMAGSLYEGRYLLGTAMARPILAKAQVEAARKFGCTALAHGCTGKGNDQVRFEAAYAALAPDMEIIAPWRHEKWDLTGRLAMLDYLKARDIPTTASATKIYSRDRNLWHISHEGGSIEDPWNAPPEDCYMLTASPENAPNKPEEVTLSFEAGRPVALNGQKMEAWKIVEKLNGIGGTHGVGRVDLVENRLVGMKSRGIYETPGGTILVEAIKGLEELVQDRETRHFKEHLALWFAEVVYNGRWFTPYRETLWAAIQKSSEKLTGEVVVRLYKGTATAIRRKSPNSLYSEKVVTFEKGEIYEHKDAGGFIKLLSLPERIRALKSSGRVE from the coding sequence TTGTCCATGCCCAAGAAAATCGCCATCGCCTACTCCGGCGGCCTCGACACTTCCGCCATCATCCCCTGGCTCAAAGAAAACATGGACTGCGAGGTCTACGGCGTCGTTGGCGACGTCGGCCAGGGCTCCGACGAACTCGTCGGTGTCGAAAAGAAAGCCAAGGACTCCGGCGCGAAGGACTGCGTCGTCGTCGATCTCAAGAAAGAATTCATCGACGACTTCGTGATGCCGACCGTCATGGCCGGTTCGCTCTACGAAGGTCGCTACCTGCTCGGCACCGCCATGGCCCGCCCGATCCTCGCCAAAGCGCAGGTCGAAGCCGCACGAAAGTTCGGCTGCACGGCACTCGCCCACGGCTGCACCGGCAAAGGCAACGATCAGGTGCGCTTCGAGGCCGCCTACGCCGCCCTCGCTCCCGACATGGAAATCATCGCGCCGTGGCGCCACGAAAAGTGGGATCTGACCGGCCGCCTCGCGATGCTCGACTATCTCAAAGCCCGCGACATCCCCACGACCGCGAGCGCCACCAAGATCTACTCGCGCGACCGCAATCTGTGGCACATCAGCCACGAAGGCGGCAGCATCGAAGACCCGTGGAACGCGCCGCCCGAAGATTGCTACATGCTGACGGCTTCGCCGGAAAACGCGCCAAACAAGCCCGAGGAAGTCACGCTCTCCTTCGAAGCAGGCCGCCCCGTTGCGCTCAACGGCCAGAAGATGGAGGCCTGGAAAATCGTCGAAAAACTCAACGGTATCGGCGGCACCCATGGCGTCGGCCGCGTTGATCTCGTTGAGAATCGTCTCGTCGGCATGAAGTCCCGCGGCATCTACGAAACCCCCGGTGGCACAATCCTCGTCGAAGCCATCAAGGGCCTCGAAGAACTCGTGCAGGATCGCGAAACGCGCCATTTCAAAGAGCATCTCGCGCTCTGGTTCGCCGAAGTCGTCTACAACGGCCGCTGGTTCACTCCCTACCGCGAAACTTTGTGGGCAGCGATCCAGAAGTCCAGCGAGAAACTCACCGGCGAAGTCGTGGTCCGGCTCTACAAGGGGACCGCAACCGCGATCCGCCGCAAGAGCCCGAATTCCCTCTACTCCGAAAAAGTCGTGACGTTCGAAAAGGGCGAGATCTACGAACACAAGGACGCGGGCGGCTTCATCAAGCTGCTGAGCTTGCCCGAACGTATCCGCGCCCTGAAGTCATCTGGTCGAGTCGAATAA